The genomic region ACCAGGACGAAGGCGGCACCGGGCTCGGGCTTGCGATCGCCCGCGACATCGCCCGCTCGCATGGCGGCGACATCATGCTCAGCGAAAGCCCGATGGGCGGCCTGCGCGCCGTCGTGCGGGTGCCGGTGTAACCTACCAGCGGTAGGACAAGGTGCCGATGACCTGCCGCCGCTCGCCGGCATAACAGTAGCCGGACTGGCAGGTCTGGTAGTGCGTGTCGAACAGATTGGTCGCGTTGACGCGCATGGTGGCGCCGAGGAAGCGCCGGTCCAGCTTGCCGAGATCGTAGTCGATCACCGCATCGAACAACGTCGTCGCTGCGTTCTGGAACGTGTTCTGGTCGTTGCCGAAGTTCGTGCCGATGTAACGGACCCCGAGGCCAAGCCCGAGCCCTTCGACGGGCACGCCGGACTGGAACGTGTACTTGCCGAAGGCGGCGAAGGAATTCCTCGGAATGCCGGAGAGCTCATTGCCGGTCGTATCGGGATTGCCCTGCGTGATCACGACGTTGAGATGGGTGTAGGCCGCGGTGAGATCAAATCCCGGCTTGAGCGCCAGCTTCGCCTCGAGTTCCACGCCCTTGGATTCGACCTGCCCGGTGGCTGCCTGGAACGCCATGTTGTTCGGATCGGTGCGCAGCACATTGTCCTGCGTGATGTCGAACACCGCGGCGGTCAACAGCACCGGAATCTGCCGCATCTGGTACTTGATGCCCACTTCCTTCTGCTCGCCGGTGGTCGGCCTGAACGGCAATCCGGATGCATCGACGCCGACCTGCGGGGCGAATGCCGTCGCGTAGCTGACATAGGGCGCAATGCCGTTGTCGAAGACGTAACTCAGGCCCGCACGGCCGGTGAAGGCGGTCGCTTTCTGCGTTGACGGCACGCCGTCCAGACCCGCGGTCGTCGTCTGCGACACCCAGCTCTGGCGGCCGTTGAGCGTCAGAATGAAGCCGCCGAGCTTGGCCTGCTCCTGCGCATAGACACCGACCTCGTCGGTCGACTGCTTGTTGAAGATCGAGAATGCCGGCGTCGCGATCGCCTGGGCGCCGTAGTTCATGGTCAGGAGATTGAGATCGGGCGCCGGCCCGTAGCCGATCTTGTCGTTGTAGTAGGAGTGGCCGTAGTCGACGCCGAACAGCGCCGTGTTCCTGATCGCGCCGAGCATGAACTTGGCCTCGGCCTGATTGTCGAGCGTCACCGTGTTGAAGCTGTCCAGGATCCGCCAGGCCGACCGCGACGCGAGATTGGTGCTGCCGTCGATGGAATCGATCTGGGTGTATTTCGCGTCGACGTCCACCCGATAGAAGCGGAAGTTCTGCCGCACCGTCCACACATCGTCGACATTATGCTCGAACGCGTAGCCGATGCGGTATTGCTTCTGATCCATCGCGCTGAACGCCGGATCATTCGAATAGATGTTGGTCAATTGTCCGTCAGGCGTGCGGAAGTCGCCGATGCTCGCGGCGGTTCGGCTCTTTTGATATTCGCTCAGGATGGTGAAGGACGTGTCGGCGTCCGGCCGCCAGGTCAAGGCAGGCGCGATATAGGCGCGATCGTCGTCGTTGCCCGGGTACCAGGTCTTTGCGTCGCGCAGCAGACCGGTCAGCCGGTAGTACAGCTGATCGCTGCCGGGCACCGGACCACCGACATCGAAACTGCCCTGGTAACGGTCGTAGGTGCCGCCCTGCAGCTGCACCTCACCGAATGCCGTCAACGGCGGCCGCTTGGTCGTGACATCCACGATGCCTCCCGGAGAGCCGAGGCCATAGAGGCCCGAGGCGGGACCACGGAGGATCGACACGCTGTCGAGACCGTAAGGCTCGATCTTGGGAATGGCGAAGTTGCCGCCGCCCTGGCGCAGGCCGTCGCGATAGATCCCCGTATAGGTCGCGTCGAAGCCGCGGATGTAGAAACTGTCGAACCTTGGATCATAGCCGAACGCCGTCGTCGTCACGCCGGGCGTGTAGCTGACGGCGTCCTTGAGCGTCTGAACGTTGCGATCCCTTAGCTCCTTTTGCGTGACGACCGAAAGCGACTGCGGCGTTTCGATCAGCGCTGTGCTGGTCTTGGTGCCGGCAGTGCTGGCGGTCGCGACGTAACCCGTCGTCGTCCCGATCGCGCCACCTGCGCCTTGCGACCGCGGAGCCTGGCTCTGGGCGGGCGCCGCGGCACTGCGGCGCCGGTTCGCCGCGACCGCGCGCGAAGCCCTGGTGTTCTGGCTCGAAACGACGGCACCGCGCTTCTTTGCGGCGCCAGGCTCATCCACCGTCACTGCGGGAAGCTCGCTGACATTGTTCTGCGGAGGAATGGTCTGCACCTGAGCGGTGGCGACGTCTGCATCCACTGGCACAAGCACGACTGAACCGAGAAACGCTGCATTGATCGCAGCCGTTGATGCAAGCAAGCCGCCCTTGCTCCGCAACGAAGCCATTCCCACCGAACAAATCCCCACGCGCCCAGACTGATCTTGATCGAGCCGCGCGTTTGTCACCAAGCGGGCAGCGATTGGGGCGGACTACTATCGGCGGGATGAACGAAATTCCACACGTGCAAAATAGAATCCATTGAAACGCACACGATGCGAAACACTGGAACGATTCAAGTTGCGCAACGCTGGAACGGTTCAAAACGACATGTTGGTGCGTCAGGCTTTCGACACCACGAATGCGATGCGCGTTATCTCTCGCAGAGAGTTTCGAACACGACGCAGGCGGCGATCATTCAATGATGTTGCATCCCGTCGACGTCATCGCGCGCCAAGGAGCGCACGAACGCGGTGAACCGTCATCCCCGGGCAAAGGCTATCGCATTTCGTGGCGGTGTGCTCGTGGCCATCCTTCGAGACGCCCGCCTTCGGCGGGCTCCTCAGGATGAGGTCTTGTTCTGCGGCACAATAGTAGACCCTCATGGTGAGGAGCGCCGCTTGCGGCGCGTCTCGAACCACGAGGCCAAGCACTTGCGCGGTCGCCAAGGGGCATATGCGATGGCCCTGGGGGTGACGGGAGGGATCGGATGGATTGCACATCGCCTCAGCGCAAGATTGCTTTGCAATTTTGTCGCGAGTTACTCGAAGTGGTGGTGCAAGCGGCGCAGCCTCTCAGCCTGCGAGGCGATGCATTCGCGCGGCAACGGCCGAAATGCGCTGCGCGCTACTTCTGCTTGGGCAGGAGGCCCTTCAGCTTTTCCATGTCCTTGACGTTCATCTTCATGCCGCCGGGCATGATGATGTCACCGGCCTTCTGGTCGCTCTTGCAGGCGCCGAGCCATTTCGCCTCGATGGTCATCGTGGTGTCACGCGAGCCGGCCGCGCCGCCCTCGGCATGCGAGGTGCTCTTCACCGTGTAGGCGGAATTGAAATCGCCGACGATCTCGGCATGGCTCTGCATCGTCATGCCGGCGACGCTGCAGACGCTGTCGCTGACATAGCCGGTCGCGGTCTTCTGGATATCCTGCTTGGAGCAGACTTCCTTGGCCATCGGCGAGGCCGCCGCGCTCATCTCCTTGTCGGTGGTCTCGTCGGTGCAGTGCTGCATGGTGATTTCCGGCATCGGCCCGCCGGTGCGCACCATCTTCATCTCCCACAGACCGGCCTTGCGGATCGGCAGGTCGACCGCGCTTGCGGCGCCAGCGGACAGGACAAGGCACACAGCCGAACCAAGCAAGGCAAGCTGTCGGGTCATGCGGTCGGCTCCCGGCTGAACGATCGAAAGATCTGGTGCGCGCTCAGTAGAGCGTGCGCAGCGGCCTCTGGGCTGCGCCATAGGGCACCCAGCGACAGGCGAAAGAGATGTAGCCGCCCGGATAGTTCTGCATCGCAAGGAACTTGACCACCTTGCCGTAGGAGGCGCAGTGATCGACGGCAAGCTGCCGGGCGTCGGCCTGGGTCGCCAGCGTATAGGCGATGATACCGCCGGTATCGTTGCCCTTGAACGGCGGCACCGGCTGCATCCAATCCGCCCGCGCCGGCACAACGGCCAGCATCCCGCAAACGGCAACCAGGCACGCGGCCAATTTCCTTCGCATCGCAGACTCCATTTCGCTGAGGCCAACATAGAGTGCGCCGGCGACCGTGAAAAGAACGAGCCGGGTCCCCAAAGTGGACTTCTCCGCAGGTGTTGCCGCGCTGCACTTGACCTTGCCGGGGCTTCGCGGCACCGTCCGCGGCATCGGATAATCGGGTGGATTCCCATGCGCAACCTGTTCAGCTCCCGCAATAAACTCGGCCGCAAGCTCGGCCTCGGCGCCGCACTCGTGGTCGGCACGCTGGCGTTCGGGGGCACGGCCCAGGCCGCCAATCCGCTCGAAATGAACTTTTGGCTGTCCGGCCCGCGCTATGACGGCAATGTGGCCCCGTGCGAGAAGGCCCTGACGGTCATCAGCACGCAATTCCAGGAGAAGGAAGCCACCTTCTGGAATTCGCCGCTCGTGATCACCGGCTTCAACGGGATTCACGAAACCGCCTTCCGTCCCTGGCAGTCCGACAATATTCCGCGCCGCTATTGCAGCGGCGAGGCGATGCTGAGCGATGGCAAGGTGCGCAAGGTGCACTATTCGATCATCGAGGACGGCGGCTTTGCCAGCATCAATCAGGGCGTCGAATGGTGCGTCGCGGGGCTCGACCGCAACTGGGCCTATAACCCGTCCTGCAAGGCCGCCCGGCCCTGATCTCCGACCAGACTGCCAAAGCAGGAGCCGCCGCCATTTGGACGGCGGCTTTTTGTTCTTGAAATGTTCTCACGGCCTGCTAGGCTCTGGGCGGTCAGTGAGGGGAGCGTTTGATGCCTCGGTTGGACACAATTTCCCGATTCTTGATTTCGGTTGGCATTATTCTGTGCAGTGCGGTTGGGGCCTCGGCCCAGGATCGCCGCCAGAATGCGCCCGGTGAGTTCGATTTCTATGTGCTGTCGCTGTCGTGGTCGCCCTCGTTCTGCGAGGCGGCGAGCGAGCGCGGCAACAACGGCCGCGGCACGCAGGCGCAGTGCGGCGGACGGCCCTACTCCTTCGTGGTGCACGGCCTGTGGCCGCAATATGAGCGGGGCTTCCCGGAATATTGCCAGCGGCCCTCGCCGCGACTCGCCCGCAGCATCATGAGCTCGATGCTCGACCTGATGCCGGCGCCCGGGCTGATCTACAACGAGTGGGACAAGCACGGCACCTGCTCCGGTCTCGGCGAGCGCGCCTATTTCGAAGCCATCCGCAAGGCCCGCGCCACGGTCAAGATTCCCGAGGAATTCCTGCAATTGTCGGAGCCGAAGACGGTCGCGCCCGACGAGCTGGAGACAGCGTTCATCAAGGTCAATCCGGGCCTCAGCAACTCCGCGATCTCGGTGACCTGCGACAGCAAGCGGCTCAGCGAGGTGCGGATCTGCCTCAGCAAGGATCTGCAATTCCACTCCTGTGAGGAAATCGATCGCCGCGCCTGCCGCCGCGATCAGGTGCTGATGCCACCGGTTCGCGGCGGCTGAAACTCCCTGCGTCATGGCCGGCAGGCCCGTGCCGCGCGTCGTCGCGCAGAACGTCCCGGCCACCTGCGCCATCGCGAAACAAGCAGATAAGGCGCAGACGCCCGGGAGCCGGCTACGCCAAGGCTTCGCCGAGCTCGGATGTTGACCCCGCCGAAGCTTCAGCGAAGGCCGGGACAAGCCCGGGTATGACGAGTACAACATGCGCACCCCTTGGGAGCGCAGCACGATCATCACATGAACTACCGTCACGCCTTTCATGCCGGCAGCTTTGCCGACGTCATCAAGCACATCGTGCTGGTGCGCATGCTCACCTATCTGCAGGACAAGCCGGCGCCATTCCGCGTCATCGACACCCACGCCGGCGCCGGCCTTTATGATTTGACGTCGAGCGAAGCGCAGCGCGGCGGCGAATGGCTCACCGGCATCGCGCGGCTGATGCAGGCGCGGCTCTCCGACAAGGCATTGCCGCTGATCGCGCCCTATCTCGACATCGTCAGAGCCTTCAATCCGAAAGGCGAGCTTAAGGCCTATCCTGGTTCGCCGCTGATCGCGCGGGCGCTGCTGCGTCCGCAAGATCGCATCACCGCCTGCGAGATCGAACCGACGGCGCGCAAACAACTGATCGACGCCTTGCGACGCGACGCGCAAGCGCGCGTCGTCGATCTCGACGGCTGGATGGCGCTGCCCGCATTCGTGCCGCCGAACGAGCGGCGCGGCCTCGTGCTGATCGATCCGCCGTTCGAAGCGAAGGACGAGTTCGAGCGGCTGGCCAGTGCTTTCGCGGAAGCATTCGTGAAGTGGCCGACCGGCACGTATCTTTTGTGGTACCCCGTAAAAACCCGGAGAGCCACCGACGAGCTAGCGCGCAGCGTGGCCGCCGCAGCAGCAGCGAGTCGGCCCGCCGGCAAATGCCTGCGTCTGGAATTCAGTGTGGCACCGCAAGAAGCAGGCGCAGGCCTCGTTTCCACAGGGCTTTTGCTGGTGAATCCGCCGTGGACGCTGGCGAATGAGTTGAAGATCATCCTGCCCGAACTCGAGAAGCCGCTCGGTCAAGGCGGTGCGGGGCGCTTCAGACTCGAGACGCCTAAACCTTGATCGACAGCTCCTACTGAAAAGTTCAATTTTGAGCATAGGCAATTTGCGCGGAACCGTATTATGCTCATCCTGTTACGACTGGCTTTACGTTCCGCTTCCGCGAATGGTTGCGGCGGAGTGACAAGGCCGAAATAAAATCCAGGCAGACCGGCGGCGTGACGCCGGCCTGTTCAGGTGGCCAAGCTTCCGACAAGCGAATGTCGGTCAACCGCTACGCGGCGTGCGCGTAGCGGTGGAGCAATACGGGGGAGGAGTTTTCCCGATGGCCATGACTGGGACAGTCAAGTTCTTCAACGGAGAGCGTGGCTACGGCTTCATCAAGCCTGATGATGGCGGCCGCGATGTGTTCGTTCACATCACTGCTGTCGAGCGTGCAGGATTGAAGGACCTGACTGAAGGACAACGCATTACGTTCGAGGTTGAGCCCGACAAGAAGGGCAAGGGCCCGAAGGCGGTCAACCTGGTGGTCTCATGAGCGCTCGCGCTGCGCGGCTCGTGATGAACGCCGAATGAGGCGTTGCGTGTGAGTTGACCGCCGAGCGCGCGGCTGGCGTGCTCTGGATGACCACCTGCATGATGCGGACGCGACTGGCGGTGCCGCATATCCCACACGTGCGGCCCACCGATTGGATTCGCGGACGCCGCGGCGTGCATGCCGCCATGCGCGACGTTGGGATCATCAACACAAAGAAAAACCCGGCCGCGCAAGGCGCGGCCGGGAGTTGATGGTCGACGTTTTTCTTGTTCTCAAAAGTGATAGTTGATGCCGGCGCGAACCAGGCTGAAGCTGTAGCCGTTCGACACGCCACCGGTGATCGTGAAGTTGCTGTTGGCAAGGTCGACGTAGAGATACTCGATCTTGGCGCTCCAGTGCGGGGCAAAGCCCATTTCGGCGCCGGCACCGACGGTGAAGCCCGCATTGGTGTGGCTCTCCGTGATGCCGAACGTCTCGCCGCGCAGTTCGCCGAAGGCGAGACCGCCGGTCGCGTAGAACAGCACATTGTTGACCGCATAGCCGGCGCGGCCGCGCACCGTACCGAACCACGGGTTGGAGAACTTCCACGGCGCGAACCGGTCGTCGGCCGTGGTGCCCTGGATATCGGCCTCGATACCGAACACCCAGGGGGAGCCGTTCTGGAAGTTGTAGCCGGCCTGCACACCGCCGACGAAACCGGACGGCTTGGTCGGGTTGTTCTCGACCGAGCCCCAGCCATAGCCGACATTGCCGCCAAGATAGGGGCCGGCCCAGCTATAGGCATTGAGCGGCTGATAGACGGTATAGGGCGATCCATAGTTGAGGTCGGCCGACGCCGCCGAGGTCGTCCAGCCTGCGACGATCAGTGCCAGCGCACGCGCAACAAACCGGGTCATTGGTACTCTCCAGAACGCAACTGCCGCAGCCCGCCGGCCAGGGCCGGCGTGGTTACGGAATTCCACTTTTTTCGCTAAGGTTTATCGAGAGTTTTAAGTTAAAGGGCTGTTAAGCCCGGTTACCGGCCCGCTCATCAGTCTTAACAAGGTGTTACGCACCCCTCCCGGCGCCCGCCCGGGGCCGGTAACCTCCTGCAATCGAGGTGCTTTTTGTTGGTGCCGTCAGCGCTGGCGACCGGTCGCCCAAGCACTTAGTTTACGGCCCATGGTTCACGATTCTCCCGAGCGTCCGACGCCGGCCCCCAAGGTTGACTCCAAGGCTGACCCCAAGCCACGGCGCGGTTCAAAGTCCGACCTGCCGCAGGACGATCTGGCGCTCGATACCAGCGACGTCGATCCCGAAATCTCCGCCGCCGAGGAGGAGGACGAGGCACGCCTGCCCGAGGCTTCGGAGGACGCCGCCGAGGCGGTCGCCGAGGGCACGCTCTCGATCGGGCATGCCGCGATCGAGAACGCGGTCCGCCTCGCCCCGACCTCGCCCGGCGTCTACCGCATGCTCAACGCCGCCAACGACGTGCTCTATGTCGGCAAGGCGAAGAACGTCAAAAAGCGGCTGTCGTCCTATGCGCGGGCCAACGCGCCGCTGCCGGCGCGCATCCTGCGCATGATCGCGGCGACCACGCAGGTCGAGATCGTCTCGACCATGACCGAGACCGAGGCGCTGCTGCTCGAAGCCAATCTGATCAAGCAGCTCCGTCCGCGCTTCAATGTGCAGCTGCGCGACGACAAGTCGTTTCCCTACATTCTGATCACCGGCGACCATTGGGCGCCGCAGATCCTCAAGCATCGCGGCGCGCAGTCGCGGCCCGGGCGCTATTTCGGCCCGTTCGCCAACGCCGGCGCGGTCAACCGCACCATCACGGCGCTGCAGCGCGCGTTCCTGATCCGCTCCTGCACCGACGGCTTCTTCGAAAGCCGCAGCCGGCCCTGCCTGCTCTATCAGATCAAGCGCTGCGCCGGCCCCTGCACGCGCGAGATCGACTTCCCCGGCTATAGCGAACTGGTGCGCGAGGCCACCGAATTCCTCTCCGGCCGCAGCCACGCCGTGAAGGAGCTGCTCGCGGCCGAGATGGAGAAGGCCTCCGGCGAGCTCGAGTTCGAAACCGCGGCGCTGTACCGCGACCGTCTCGCGGCGCTGTCGGCGATCCAGTCGCAGCAGGGCATCAATCCGCGCACGGTCGAAGAGGCCGATGTGTTCGCGATCCACCAGGAGGGCGGCTATTCCTGCGTCGAGGTGTTCTTCTTCCGCACCGGCCAGAACTGGGGCAACCGCGCCTATTTCCCGAAGGCCGAGAAGAGCTTCACGCCCGAGGAGGTGCTGTCCTCGTTCCTCGCGCAATTCTACGACGACAAGCCGCCGCCGAAGCTGATCCTGCTGTCGCACGAGATCGAGGAAAGCGCGCTGCTCGCCGACGCGCTGTCGGTCAAGGCCGGATCCAAGGTCGAGGTCTCCGTGCCGAAGCGCGGCGAGAAGAAGGAGCTGATCGGCCACGCACTCACCAACGCGCGCGAGGCGCTCGGCCGCAAGCTGGCCGATACCGCGACGCAAAGCCGGCTGCTGGAGGGCATGGTCTCGACGCTCGGCCTGCCGCACACACCGAAGCGGATCGAGGTCTACGACAACAGCCATATCCAGGGCACCAATGCGGTCGGCGCGATGATCGTGGCGGGCCCCGACGGGTTCATGAAGAACCAGTACCGCAAGTTCAACATCAAGTCGGAAGGGCTGACGCCCGGCGACGATTACGGAATGATGCGCGAGGTGCTGGAACGCCGCTTCAAGCGATTGCTGAAACCGCCGGAGGGCGAGGCCGCTGCCAGGACGAAAGCGGATGACGATTCGTTCCCGCAATGGCCCGACCTCGTCATCATCGACGGCGGCCGCGGCCAGCTCAACGCGGTCCGGGAGATTTTCCAGAATCTCGGGCTGACCGAGGTCTCGCTGATGGCGGTGGCCAAGGGTCCGGAGCGCGATGCAGGGCGCGAAACCCTGTTCATGCCCGACCGCGAGGCCATCAAGCTGGAGCCGCGGGACCCGGTGCTCTATTTCATCCAGCGGCTGCGCGACGAGGCCCACCGCTTCGTGATCGGCTCGCACCGCAAGCTGCGCAAGAAGGACATCCGCGAGGCCGGCCTGCAGGAGATCCCGGGCATCGGCCCGTCCCGCAAGCGTGCCTTGCTGCACCACTTCGGAACGCTCAAGGAGATCGAGCGGGCCTCGATCGCCGACCTCGGCAAGGTTCCCGGCGTCAGCGCCGAGAGCGCCCGCAAGATTTTCGAGTTTTTCCACGCCCAGCCGGGTTAAACCAAAGCCGAGTCATCAGGGCGTCGCCTGCGACGGGGCATCTAGGGCATGATGCGGAAAAGTGTGAGGCAGTTATCCGAAAAGATCATGCTTAAACAACGAGCTAAGGCGCTATGACGATCCAGCGCAATCTGGTCGCGCCTGACGCGTCCGCACGGTTGACCTTCTCGCTTCAGCGGTATTGGTAGAACGGATGAACATCGCCACGACCCGGGGACAGACCAAGACCATGTCCCTCCCGAATATCCTGACCTACGCCCGGATCGCCGCGATCCCGGTGGTGATTGGCTGCGTTTACTGGCAATCGATCCTGGACGGCCCGTTGTGGCTGCGCTGGGTGGCGCTGGCCGTGTTCATTGCGGCGGGAATCACCGACTATCTCGACGGCTATTATGCCCGGATGTGGGACCAGCAATCCGCCTTCGGCCGGATGCTCGATCCGATCGCCGACAAGCTGCTGGTCGCCTCCAGCCTTCTGATGCTGGCCGCCGACAATTCGATCCATGGCTGGACGCTGTGGGCGGCGATCGTGATTCTGTGCCGCGAGATCCTGGTCTCGGGCCTGCGCGAATATCTCGCAGGGCTCAGGGTCAGCGTTCCCGTCACCAAGCTGGCGAAATGGAAGACGACGATCCAGCTGGTGGCGATCGGCTTCCTGATCGCCGGCGAGGCGGGTGAGCAGGTCTTC from Bradyrhizobium elkanii USDA 76 harbors:
- a CDS encoding outer membrane protein, with the translated sequence MTRFVARALALIVAGWTTSAASADLNYGSPYTVYQPLNAYSWAGPYLGGNVGYGWGSVENNPTKPSGFVGGVQAGYNFQNGSPWVFGIEADIQGTTADDRFAPWKFSNPWFGTVRGRAGYAVNNVLFYATGGLAFGELRGETFGITESHTNAGFTVGAGAEMGFAPHWSAKIEYLYVDLANSNFTITGGVSNGYSFSLVRAGINYHF
- the pgsA gene encoding CDP-diacylglycerol--glycerol-3-phosphate 3-phosphatidyltransferase; the protein is MNIATTRGQTKTMSLPNILTYARIAAIPVVIGCVYWQSILDGPLWLRWVALAVFIAAGITDYLDGYYARMWDQQSAFGRMLDPIADKLLVASSLLMLAADNSIHGWTLWAAIVILCREILVSGLREYLAGLRVSVPVTKLAKWKTTIQLVAIGFLIAGEAGEQVFPATTLIGIVLLWMSAIFTIYTGWDYFRAGIHHLIKEDEG
- a CDS encoding 23S rRNA (adenine(2030)-N(6))-methyltransferase RlmJ, with amino-acid sequence MNYRHAFHAGSFADVIKHIVLVRMLTYLQDKPAPFRVIDTHAGAGLYDLTSSEAQRGGEWLTGIARLMQARLSDKALPLIAPYLDIVRAFNPKGELKAYPGSPLIARALLRPQDRITACEIEPTARKQLIDALRRDAQARVVDLDGWMALPAFVPPNERRGLVLIDPPFEAKDEFERLASAFAEAFVKWPTGTYLLWYPVKTRRATDELARSVAAAAAASRPAGKCLRLEFSVAPQEAGAGLVSTGLLLVNPPWTLANELKIILPELEKPLGQGGAGRFRLETPKP
- the uvrC gene encoding excinuclease ABC subunit UvrC, which translates into the protein MVHDSPERPTPAPKVDSKADPKPRRGSKSDLPQDDLALDTSDVDPEISAAEEEDEARLPEASEDAAEAVAEGTLSIGHAAIENAVRLAPTSPGVYRMLNAANDVLYVGKAKNVKKRLSSYARANAPLPARILRMIAATTQVEIVSTMTETEALLLEANLIKQLRPRFNVQLRDDKSFPYILITGDHWAPQILKHRGAQSRPGRYFGPFANAGAVNRTITALQRAFLIRSCTDGFFESRSRPCLLYQIKRCAGPCTREIDFPGYSELVREATEFLSGRSHAVKELLAAEMEKASGELEFETAALYRDRLAALSAIQSQQGINPRTVEEADVFAIHQEGGYSCVEVFFFRTGQNWGNRAYFPKAEKSFTPEEVLSSFLAQFYDDKPPPKLILLSHEIEESALLADALSVKAGSKVEVSVPKRGEKKELIGHALTNAREALGRKLADTATQSRLLEGMVSTLGLPHTPKRIEVYDNSHIQGTNAVGAMIVAGPDGFMKNQYRKFNIKSEGLTPGDDYGMMREVLERRFKRLLKPPEGEAAARTKADDDSFPQWPDLVIIDGGRGQLNAVREIFQNLGLTEVSLMAVAKGPERDAGRETLFMPDREAIKLEPRDPVLYFIQRLRDEAHRFVIGSHRKLRKKDIREAGLQEIPGIGPSRKRALLHHFGTLKEIERASIADLGKVPGVSAESARKIFEFFHAQPG
- a CDS encoding cold-shock protein — translated: MAMTGTVKFFNGERGYGFIKPDDGGRDVFVHITAVERAGLKDLTEGQRITFEVEPDKKGKGPKAVNLVVS
- a CDS encoding DUF3617 domain-containing protein, with protein sequence MTRQLALLGSAVCLVLSAGAASAVDLPIRKAGLWEMKMVRTGGPMPEITMQHCTDETTDKEMSAAASPMAKEVCSKQDIQKTATGYVSDSVCSVAGMTMQSHAEIVGDFNSAYTVKSTSHAEGGAAGSRDTTMTIEAKWLGACKSDQKAGDIIMPGGMKMNVKDMEKLKGLLPKQK
- a CDS encoding TonB-dependent siderophore receptor, with the protein product MASLRSKGGLLASTAAINAAFLGSVVLVPVDADVATAQVQTIPPQNNVSELPAVTVDEPGAAKKRGAVVSSQNTRASRAVAANRRRSAAAPAQSQAPRSQGAGGAIGTTTGYVATASTAGTKTSTALIETPQSLSVVTQKELRDRNVQTLKDAVSYTPGVTTTAFGYDPRFDSFYIRGFDATYTGIYRDGLRQGGGNFAIPKIEPYGLDSVSILRGPASGLYGLGSPGGIVDVTTKRPPLTAFGEVQLQGGTYDRYQGSFDVGGPVPGSDQLYYRLTGLLRDAKTWYPGNDDDRAYIAPALTWRPDADTSFTILSEYQKSRTAASIGDFRTPDGQLTNIYSNDPAFSAMDQKQYRIGYAFEHNVDDVWTVRQNFRFYRVDVDAKYTQIDSIDGSTNLASRSAWRILDSFNTVTLDNQAEAKFMLGAIRNTALFGVDYGHSYYNDKIGYGPAPDLNLLTMNYGAQAIATPAFSIFNKQSTDEVGVYAQEQAKLGGFILTLNGRQSWVSQTTTAGLDGVPSTQKATAFTGRAGLSYVFDNGIAPYVSYATAFAPQVGVDASGLPFRPTTGEQKEVGIKYQMRQIPVLLTAAVFDITQDNVLRTDPNNMAFQAATGQVESKGVELEAKLALKPGFDLTAAYTHLNVVITQGNPDTTGNELSGIPRNSFAAFGKYTFQSGVPVEGLGLGLGVRYIGTNFGNDQNTFQNAATTLFDAVIDYDLGKLDRRFLGATMRVNATNLFDTHYQTCQSGYCYAGERRQVIGTLSYRW
- a CDS encoding ribonuclease T2 family protein, producing MPRLDTISRFLISVGIILCSAVGASAQDRRQNAPGEFDFYVLSLSWSPSFCEAASERGNNGRGTQAQCGGRPYSFVVHGLWPQYERGFPEYCQRPSPRLARSIMSSMLDLMPAPGLIYNEWDKHGTCSGLGERAYFEAIRKARATVKIPEEFLQLSEPKTVAPDELETAFIKVNPGLSNSAISVTCDSKRLSEVRICLSKDLQFHSCEEIDRRACRRDQVLMPPVRGG